One genomic segment of Stenotrophomonas sp. 704A1 includes these proteins:
- a CDS encoding endonuclease: MRLLSPLAAACLLALVAAPAQAEVFINELHYDDSTAAGDVGEAIEVVATAGEDLSGYRLYLYNGSTPSAATVYANNAVPAGTAAGCGSATLAVVSYPTNGLQNGANDGIALVDASGKVIQFLSYEGAITASGGPAAGMTSQNIPVAESNSTAAGTSLQLTGSGSQYTHFTWAESAKQTFGSCNNGQTFSGGGTPGPNTPPSVSTTTPAQGSSTFPAAADLEVVFSETVSLASGAFALTCGSSGSVPLTWPASGKSVKLSTNTALVAGEACRFDIRAARITDAQGAHPAADSRIAFTVATTTGNPDPGNPGGPAGYYSRVNTSSASQLRCSLHETIKGHTAYPYSGSGTSTWTILEIADEDPNNSGRILDAYRNRSYTKVTDRAGSGGGLKYNREHTWPNSLGFASTTGDKGLPYAPYTDTHMLYLTDAQWNADRGNKPFGKCDANCGERATEANNGQGGGSGGYPGNSNWVRTPDGNTGTFEVWGHRKGDMARAVMYMAIRYEGGKDAATGQSEPDLELTDDRSRIVKTSSSPAYMGLLSTLIDWHLSDPPDAAERARNDVIYSFQGNRNPFIDHPEWATPGLFTSAKPATCQLAN; the protein is encoded by the coding sequence ATGCGATTGCTGTCCCCGCTCGCCGCCGCCTGCCTGCTGGCGCTGGTCGCCGCGCCGGCCCAGGCCGAGGTCTTCATCAACGAACTGCACTACGACGACAGCACCGCCGCCGGCGATGTCGGCGAAGCCATTGAAGTGGTCGCCACCGCCGGCGAGGACCTGTCCGGCTACCGGCTCTATCTGTACAACGGCAGCACCCCGTCGGCCGCCACCGTCTACGCCAACAACGCCGTGCCCGCCGGCACCGCGGCCGGCTGCGGCAGCGCCACCCTGGCGGTGGTCAGCTACCCGACCAACGGCCTGCAGAACGGCGCCAACGACGGCATCGCGCTGGTCGATGCGAGCGGCAAGGTGATCCAGTTCCTCAGCTATGAAGGCGCGATCACCGCCTCCGGCGGCCCGGCCGCCGGCATGACCAGCCAGAACATCCCGGTTGCCGAAAGCAACAGCACCGCAGCCGGCACGTCGCTGCAGCTGACCGGCAGCGGCAGCCAGTACACGCACTTCACCTGGGCCGAATCGGCGAAGCAGACCTTCGGCAGCTGCAACAACGGCCAGACCTTCAGTGGCGGCGGTACCCCCGGCCCGAACACACCTCCGTCGGTGTCCACCACCACCCCGGCGCAGGGCAGCAGCACCTTCCCCGCCGCCGCCGACCTGGAAGTGGTGTTCAGCGAGACTGTCAGCCTGGCCAGCGGCGCCTTTGCGCTCACCTGCGGCAGCTCGGGCAGCGTCCCGCTGACCTGGCCGGCAAGCGGCAAGAGCGTGAAGCTCTCCACCAACACCGCGCTGGTGGCCGGCGAAGCGTGCCGCTTCGACATCCGCGCCGCACGCATCACCGACGCGCAGGGCGCCCACCCGGCGGCCGACAGCCGCATCGCCTTCACCGTGGCCACCACGACCGGCAATCCGGACCCGGGCAACCCGGGCGGCCCGGCCGGGTACTACTCCAGGGTCAACACCTCCAGCGCCAGCCAGCTGCGCTGCTCGCTGCATGAAACCATCAAAGGGCACACCGCCTACCCGTACAGCGGCTCGGGCACCAGCACCTGGACCATCCTGGAGATCGCCGACGAGGATCCCAACAACAGCGGCAGGATCCTGGATGCCTACCGCAACCGCAGCTACACCAAGGTGACCGACCGCGCCGGCAGCGGCGGCGGCCTGAAGTACAACCGCGAGCACACCTGGCCGAACTCGCTGGGCTTTGCCAGCACCACCGGCGACAAGGGCCTGCCGTACGCCCCGTACACCGACACCCACATGCTGTACCTGACCGACGCGCAGTGGAACGCAGACCGCGGCAACAAGCCGTTCGGCAAGTGCGACGCCAACTGCGGCGAGCGTGCCACCGAGGCCAACAACGGCCAGGGCGGCGGCAGTGGCGGCTACCCCGGCAATTCCAACTGGGTGCGCACGCCGGACGGCAACACCGGGACCTTCGAGGTGTGGGGCCATCGCAAGGGCGACATGGCGCGTGCGGTGATGTACATGGCCATCCGCTACGAAGGCGGCAAGGATGCGGCCACCGGCCAGTCCGAACCGGACCTGGAGCTGACCGACGACCGCAGCAGGATCGTCAAGACCAGCAGTTCGCCGGCCTACATGGGCCTGCTGTCGACCCTGATCGACTGGCACCTGTCCGATCCGCCGGATGCCGCCGAACGTGCGCGTAATGACGTGATCTACTCGTTCCAGGGCAACCGCAACCCGTTCATCGACCACCCCGAGTGGGCCACCCCCGGCCTGTTCACTTCGGCCAAACCGGCGACCTGCCAGCTGGCCAACTGA
- the cutA gene encoding divalent-cation tolerance protein CutA, giving the protein MSTVDPVLLLLTTCPERASAERIAHALVAERLAACVTRLDGAQSTYRWQGEVTTDAELQLLVKTTARRVDEAIARIVELHPYELPECIAVETRAGLPAYLDWIRAQTREDTD; this is encoded by the coding sequence ATGTCGACCGTCGATCCCGTCCTGCTTCTGCTGACCACCTGCCCCGAGCGGGCCAGCGCCGAGCGCATCGCGCACGCGCTGGTCGCCGAGCGCCTGGCGGCCTGCGTGACCCGCCTGGACGGCGCGCAGTCGACCTACCGCTGGCAAGGCGAGGTCACCACCGATGCCGAGCTGCAGCTGCTGGTGAAAACCACCGCACGCCGCGTCGATGAAGCCATCGCCCGGATCGTCGAACTGCATCCGTATGAACTCCCGGAGTGCATCGCGGTCGAAACCCGGGCCGGCCTGCCGGCGTATCTGGATTGGATCCGGGCACAGACCCGGGAGGACACTGATTGA
- a CDS encoding protein-disulfide reductase DsbD family protein — MKTLFARGAALCALLWLSLPAFALDEKDLLPVDQAFALTATAPDRGQIQLQFKIAPGYYLYRHRTSVKADPAFNAGALQLPNGKKHHDDFFGEVETYRERLQATLPGAPTEAAGTLSLEVRYQGCADAGVCYPPQKRVVQVTLPGGGGAAAAVPTARASAASPFNNPLAGAGSSGGLRLPGASNSQALPLPSEQAFGFDAIASDGNTLLLRFSPAPGYYLYRDRTSLKLEGGAGVLADKPRWPAAQSHRDEHFGDVSVYFSQVEVPVPLRRSRADAVDSTLVVTFQGCQTDGICYPPMTRRVKLAIPAGKVSASADAPAPRDDVIRTVPAAAGTGTREGANGTPLRLLPTVPNAAPALAAPASGDSAGFAADAQQDNALRTKPPTSVAKTDMSLLWVLLLALGGGLVLNLMPCVLPILSLKVLSLAQSGESAERARSHAMWYTLGVLVAFAVIGALMVGLRMLGNAVGIGFQLQHPGVVAALAYIMFAVGLSLSGVFTMGGGIGNFGQSLARRSGPAGDFFTGVLACVVGSACVGPFFGPAVAYAFVAPPVAAMLVFLFLGLGLALPFLLIGFVPALARRLPKPGPWMETLKHVLAFPMYAAALWLLWVLGKQRGVDGMALALGGLLLLTGGLWLFERSRWRSQRAAGLLGVLLALAALVPVWAVTQLAPPARAAQATSDNVVDYSPQMLDRLRADNRVVFVNMTADWCVSCKANERAVLSRPEFKELLKRTNAVYMRGDYTNVDPQITAFLDEHKAVGVPLYVVYGPGAPPAVLPTLLTQAVVEEALLRTAR; from the coding sequence TTGAAGACTCTGTTTGCGCGTGGCGCCGCCTTGTGCGCCCTGTTGTGGCTTTCGCTGCCGGCCTTCGCGCTGGATGAGAAGGATCTGCTGCCGGTGGACCAGGCATTCGCGCTGACCGCGACCGCCCCCGACCGTGGCCAGATCCAGCTGCAGTTCAAGATCGCGCCCGGCTATTACCTTTACCGCCATCGCACCAGCGTCAAGGCCGACCCGGCCTTCAATGCCGGTGCGTTGCAGTTGCCGAACGGCAAGAAGCACCACGACGACTTCTTCGGCGAGGTCGAGACCTATCGCGAGCGCCTGCAGGCCACCCTGCCGGGCGCGCCGACCGAAGCGGCCGGCACCCTCAGCCTGGAGGTGCGCTACCAGGGCTGCGCGGATGCCGGTGTCTGCTACCCGCCGCAGAAGCGCGTGGTGCAGGTCACCCTGCCCGGCGGCGGCGGCGCGGCGGCGGCGGTTCCGACCGCGCGCGCGAGCGCGGCCAGCCCCTTCAACAACCCGCTGGCCGGCGCAGGCAGCAGCGGCGGGCTGCGCCTGCCTGGCGCCAGCAACAGCCAGGCGCTGCCGCTGCCGTCGGAACAGGCCTTCGGCTTCGACGCCATCGCCAGCGATGGCAATACGCTGCTGCTGCGCTTCAGCCCGGCACCGGGCTACTACCTGTATCGCGACCGCACCTCGCTGAAGCTGGAGGGCGGCGCCGGCGTGCTGGCCGACAAGCCGCGCTGGCCCGCCGCGCAGTCGCATCGCGACGAACACTTCGGTGACGTCTCGGTGTACTTCTCGCAGGTGGAAGTGCCGGTGCCGCTGCGCCGCAGCCGCGCCGACGCGGTCGACAGCACCCTGGTGGTGACCTTCCAGGGCTGCCAGACCGATGGCATCTGCTATCCGCCGATGACCCGGCGGGTGAAGCTGGCGATCCCGGCCGGCAAGGTCAGCGCCAGCGCCGACGCGCCGGCACCGCGCGACGATGTCATCCGCACCGTGCCGGCCGCGGCCGGCACGGGTACCCGCGAAGGTGCCAACGGGACCCCGCTGCGCCTGTTGCCGACCGTCCCCAATGCCGCACCGGCACTGGCGGCACCGGCGAGCGGCGACAGCGCGGGCTTCGCCGCCGATGCCCAGCAGGACAACGCACTTCGCACCAAGCCTCCGACCAGCGTGGCGAAGACCGACATGTCGCTGCTGTGGGTGCTGCTGCTGGCGCTGGGTGGCGGCCTGGTCCTGAACCTGATGCCGTGCGTGCTGCCGATCCTGTCGCTGAAGGTGCTGAGCCTTGCGCAGAGCGGCGAAAGCGCCGAGCGCGCCCGCAGCCATGCCATGTGGTACACGCTGGGCGTGCTGGTCGCGTTCGCGGTGATCGGCGCGCTGATGGTCGGGCTGCGCATGCTCGGCAACGCGGTCGGCATCGGCTTCCAGCTGCAGCATCCGGGCGTGGTGGCGGCGTTGGCCTACATCATGTTCGCGGTGGGACTGAGCCTGTCCGGCGTGTTCACCATGGGCGGCGGCATCGGCAACTTCGGCCAGTCGCTGGCGCGGCGCAGTGGCCCGGCCGGTGACTTCTTCACCGGCGTGCTGGCCTGCGTGGTCGGCAGTGCATGCGTGGGTCCGTTCTTCGGCCCGGCCGTGGCCTATGCCTTCGTTGCTCCGCCGGTCGCGGCCATGCTGGTGTTCCTGTTCCTCGGCCTCGGCCTGGCGCTGCCATTCCTGCTGATCGGTTTCGTGCCGGCACTGGCGCGGCGCCTGCCCAAGCCGGGCCCCTGGATGGAAACCCTGAAGCACGTGCTGGCATTCCCGATGTACGCCGCCGCGCTGTGGCTGCTGTGGGTGCTGGGCAAGCAGCGCGGCGTGGACGGCATGGCGCTGGCGCTGGGCGGCCTGCTGCTGCTCACCGGCGGCCTGTGGCTGTTCGAGCGCAGCCGCTGGCGCAGCCAGCGTGCGGCCGGCCTGCTGGGCGTGCTGCTGGCGCTTGCCGCGCTGGTGCCGGTGTGGGCGGTGACCCAGCTGGCGCCGCCGGCGCGCGCTGCGCAGGCGACCAGCGACAACGTGGTCGACTATTCGCCGCAGATGCTGGACCGCCTGCGCGCCGACAACCGCGTGGTGTTCGTCAACATGACCGCCGACTGGTGCGTGAGCTGCAAGGCCAACGAGCGCGCGGTCCTGTCGCGCCCCGAGTTCAAGGAACTGCTCAAGCGCACCAACGCGGTGTACATGCGCGGCGACTACACCAATGTCGACCCGCAGATCACCGCGTTCCTGGACGAGCACAAGGCGGTAGGCGTGCCGCTGTACGTGGTGTACGGCCCCGGCGCACCGCCGGCCGTGCTGCCGACCCTGCTGACCCAGGCGGTGGTCGAAGAAGCGCTGCTGCGCACGGCCCGATGA
- a CDS encoding TlpA family protein disulfide reductase, producing the protein MKWQRPALLWTAVLAAGLGLWAGHRLTPAPEVPPSSPAPAAAPALPVLRPGDALPALVLPGIDGHALDVRQRFAGRPLLVNVWASWCGPCIDEMPELARFAEGQGAQGVQVLGLALDTPEDVQAFVQRVPVGYPIVIETPGPRDASVQLGNTQGLLPYSVLFDAQGRLVKAKLGPFAHGEIEDWAK; encoded by the coding sequence ATGAAATGGCAGCGGCCAGCGTTGCTGTGGACAGCGGTGCTGGCCGCCGGCCTCGGGCTGTGGGCCGGCCACCGGCTGACGCCCGCGCCCGAGGTGCCGCCGTCCTCTCCCGCGCCGGCGGCAGCACCGGCGCTGCCGGTGCTGCGTCCCGGTGACGCGTTGCCGGCGCTGGTGCTGCCCGGTATCGACGGCCACGCGCTGGATGTCCGCCAGCGTTTCGCAGGGCGGCCGCTGCTGGTGAATGTATGGGCCAGCTGGTGCGGCCCGTGCATCGATGAGATGCCCGAACTGGCGCGCTTCGCCGAAGGCCAGGGTGCGCAGGGGGTGCAGGTGCTGGGGTTGGCGCTGGATACCCCGGAGGACGTGCAGGCCTTCGTGCAGCGGGTACCGGTGGGCTACCCGATCGTGATCGAGACCCCGGGGCCACGCGATGCCAGCGTACAGCTGGGCAATACGCAGGGCCTGCTGCCCTACAGCGTGCTGTTCGATGCGCAGGGGCGGCTGGTGAAAGCGAAGCTTGGGCCGTTCGCCCACGGCGAGATCGAAGACTGGGCGAAGTGA
- a CDS encoding sulfite reductase flavoprotein subunit alpha, producing the protein MFKNVLFQLHWLLGISAGAILAVMGLSGALLSFEDELLRAANPGFAEIAEHHEDGQHPLPLSELVPLLQAGSERPLQRLRVDATGQRPSVARFAGGKQHWVYFDPYSGERFSALRGQAFFDFVEELHRHLVAGERGKWITGSCAIALLFFTLSGLYLRWPRRWWHWRSWLVVEWSRRGRGFLWSLHSVIGTWVLLIYLMSALTGLWWSFDWYRNGLNRLLGVAPPATHAVAADAALDLARIEATLYALPGVRQGFIDLRLPEKPGQALNVRVMSGDPALRGGHHDRAHDLLQLDPGTGAILDARPYDRQGAGGQLATSMFALHSGSFFGMPGRIVVMLSSLGMSLFFITGWLLYLDRRRSQRAARALRQTVPAAAADAAAGWLVVHASQSGLAEQLAWRAAAQLQAAGHPVQVLPMSQVPVGHLQAATRALFVLSTFGDGEPPDSARRSARQWLSQTPDLARLRYGLLALGDHQYPRFCGFGMQIDTWLARSGAQPLFARIDVDAASVPALRQWQLRLGELTGIDTDDSVLPAATVMHDWRLLGRTLLNGGSIGGDIWLIRLAAPAGVSWQAGDILHIAPRHAPQHVAAVLRAHGLDPLQPVLLDGGTRTLAELAAERALPDPGNALPVQDACLWLSGLPALPGREYSIASCAADGQVELIVRLVHDAAGRPGLGSGWLALHAPLSAAISARVHRNPGFHRRPGAPMILIGNGTGIAGLRSLLREAAQHGEHGHWLLFGERQRAHDFLFADAITHWQADAHLLRVDLAFSRDAEGGGYVQHRLLAAVDELQRWLARGAVIHVCGSLHGMAEGVDRVLRDALGDDAVEALLDSGRYRRDVY; encoded by the coding sequence ATGTTCAAGAACGTCCTGTTCCAACTGCACTGGCTGCTGGGCATCAGCGCGGGCGCCATCCTCGCCGTGATGGGCCTGAGCGGGGCGCTGCTGTCCTTCGAGGATGAGCTGCTGCGCGCGGCCAACCCGGGCTTTGCCGAGATTGCCGAGCACCATGAGGATGGCCAGCATCCGCTGCCCCTGAGCGAACTGGTACCCCTGCTGCAGGCCGGCAGCGAACGTCCGCTGCAGCGGCTGCGCGTGGATGCGACCGGGCAGCGCCCCTCGGTGGCGCGTTTCGCCGGTGGCAAGCAGCACTGGGTGTACTTCGATCCGTACAGCGGCGAGCGCTTCAGCGCGCTGCGCGGCCAGGCCTTCTTCGATTTCGTCGAAGAGCTGCATCGCCACCTGGTGGCCGGCGAACGCGGCAAGTGGATCACCGGCAGCTGTGCGATCGCCCTGCTGTTCTTCACCCTGTCCGGGCTGTACCTGCGCTGGCCCCGGCGCTGGTGGCACTGGCGCAGCTGGCTGGTGGTGGAGTGGTCACGGCGCGGCCGGGGGTTCCTGTGGAGCCTGCATTCGGTCATCGGCACCTGGGTGCTGCTGATCTACCTGATGAGCGCGCTGACCGGACTGTGGTGGTCCTTCGACTGGTACCGCAACGGGCTCAACCGGCTGCTGGGTGTCGCGCCGCCGGCAACGCACGCGGTCGCGGCCGATGCAGCGCTGGACCTGGCGCGCATCGAGGCCACGCTGTACGCGCTGCCCGGCGTACGCCAGGGCTTCATCGACCTGCGCCTGCCGGAGAAGCCCGGGCAGGCGCTGAATGTGCGGGTGATGTCCGGCGACCCTGCGCTGCGCGGCGGCCATCACGATCGCGCGCACGACCTGCTGCAGCTCGATCCCGGCACCGGCGCGATCCTCGATGCACGCCCCTATGATCGCCAGGGTGCGGGGGGCCAGCTCGCCACCAGCATGTTCGCCCTGCACTCGGGCAGCTTCTTCGGCATGCCCGGCCGTATCGTGGTGATGCTCAGCAGCCTGGGCATGAGCCTGTTCTTCATCACCGGCTGGCTGTTGTATCTGGACCGCCGGCGCAGCCAGCGTGCAGCACGCGCGCTGCGCCAGACCGTTCCGGCGGCAGCCGCCGATGCCGCTGCCGGCTGGCTGGTGGTGCACGCCAGCCAGAGCGGCCTGGCAGAACAGCTGGCCTGGCGCGCCGCCGCTCAGCTGCAGGCGGCAGGCCATCCGGTGCAGGTGCTGCCCATGTCACAGGTGCCGGTCGGCCACCTGCAGGCGGCCACCCGCGCACTGTTCGTGCTCAGCACGTTCGGCGATGGCGAGCCGCCGGACAGCGCGCGCCGCAGCGCGCGACAGTGGCTGTCACAGACACCGGACCTTGCGCGCCTGCGTTACGGGCTGCTGGCACTGGGCGATCATCAGTACCCACGGTTCTGCGGCTTCGGCATGCAGATCGATACGTGGCTGGCCCGTTCGGGCGCGCAGCCGCTGTTCGCACGCATCGATGTCGATGCGGCCTCGGTGCCGGCATTGCGCCAGTGGCAGCTGCGGCTGGGTGAGCTGACCGGCATCGACACCGATGACAGTGTGCTGCCGGCAGCCACGGTGATGCATGACTGGCGCCTGCTCGGCCGCACCCTGCTCAATGGCGGCAGCATCGGCGGTGACATCTGGCTGATCCGCCTGGCAGCGCCCGCTGGGGTCAGCTGGCAGGCCGGCGACATCCTGCATATCGCACCGCGCCATGCACCGCAGCATGTGGCCGCGGTACTGCGCGCGCATGGCCTGGATCCGCTGCAGCCGGTGCTGCTCGACGGTGGCACGCGGACCCTGGCGGAGCTGGCCGCCGAGCGTGCCCTGCCCGATCCGGGCAACGCGCTGCCGGTGCAGGATGCCTGCCTGTGGCTGTCGGGCCTGCCGGCACTGCCTGGCCGTGAGTACTCCATCGCGTCGTGCGCTGCCGACGGCCAGGTGGAACTGATCGTGCGCCTGGTCCACGACGCGGCGGGACGGCCGGGGCTGGGGTCCGGCTGGCTGGCGCTGCATGCGCCGCTGTCGGCGGCGATCAGCGCACGCGTGCACCGCAATCCGGGATTCCATCGACGGCCTGGCGCGCCGATGATCCTGATCGGCAACGGCACCGGCATCGCCGGCCTGCGCAGCCTGCTGCGCGAAGCGGCGCAGCACGGCGAGCACGGTCACTGGCTGCTGTTCGGCGAGCGCCAGCGCGCGCACGATTTCCTGTTCGCGGACGCGATCACCCACTGGCAGGCCGACGCGCATCTGCTGCGGGTCGACCTGGCGTTCTCGCGCGATGCGGAGGGGGGCGGCTATGTACAGCACCGGCTGCTGGCGGCGGTCGACGAGCTGCAGCGCTGGCTGGCGCGCGGCGCGGTGATCCACGTCTGTGGTTCGCTGCACGGCATGGCCGAGGGCGTGGACCGGGTGCTGCGCGATGCGCTGGGCGACGACGCGGTGGAAGCACTGCTGGACAGCGGACGCTACCGGCGCGACGTGTACTGA